The following coding sequences lie in one Cannabis sativa cultivar Pink pepper isolate KNU-18-1 chromosome 5, ASM2916894v1, whole genome shotgun sequence genomic window:
- the LOC115716016 gene encoding LOW QUALITY PROTEIN: spermidine hydroxycinnamoyl transferase (The sequence of the model RefSeq protein was modified relative to this genomic sequence to represent the inferred CDS: deleted 1 base in 1 codon), which produces MVTPAQSTWKGNQSLSEWDQIGCTTYTSSIYFYAPTTLPFQTITQTLIDSLSHTLPHFYPLAGRLRSLNNGRFQIECNGNGVVFVAAELNADLSYFEKDYFTPTLESDRLLPYVNESLPIHELPLLLVQLTKFSCGGLSLGVTASHVLIDGLSAANFMTEWARIARGLPLQKAPFFDKKAFGVGDCCGSNPQRFDHSNDFGNMPFLLKQPNAEELKKMKTTMFTLKLTKEQVQKLKNKANNDLNRPSRPYTRYEVLAAHIWRCSSKARKHDTQQPTACAVTIDSRKRLEPPLPFEYFGNGVFDVTARCTAGELLSSSLSEVASKVRSVIDMVTNDYVLSAIEYLKSQQDLTKFQYSYKSSTNGGGKYCGNPVISVINYVNLPFKGIDFGWGKEIHFGPAYHEIDGDLWIIRNSCDDDESLLIVICLLVEHVEAFKMYFFDDMI; this is translated from the exons ATGGTGACTCCAGCACAATCAACTTGGAAAGGGAATCAATCTTTGTCGGAATGGGATCAAATTGGATGCACCACATATACAAGTTCTATATACTTCTACGCCCCAACCACACTCCCATTCCAAACCATTACTCAAACCCTAATCGATTCCTTAAGCCACACTCTACCCCACTTCTATCCACTAGCTGGGCGCTTGCGCAGCTTAAACAACGGGCGTTTTCAAATCGAATGCAATGGAAACGGAGTTGTTTTCGTTGCAGCCGAGCTGAACGCTGATCTTTCTTATTTCGAGAAAGATTACTTCACACCGACTCTTGAGTCTGATCGTTTACTTCCTTATGTAAACGAGTCTCTCCCAATCCACGAACTCCCTCTTCTTCTCGTCCAACTAACCAAGTTCAGTTGCGGGGGTTTAAGCCTAGGGGTTACCGCATCACATGTCCTCATTGACGGACTAAGCGCCGCCAACTTCATGACTGAGTGGGCCCGAATCGCACGGGGCTTGCCGTTACAGAAGGCACcatt ttttgacaaaaaggCCTTTGGAGTTGGAGATTGTTGTGGTTCAAACCCGCAACGATTTGATCACTCAAACGACTTTGGTAATATGCCGTTTTTGCTGAAACAACCTAACGCGGAAGAGCTTAAGAAGATGAAAACAACAATGTTCACACTAAAGCTTACGAAAGAACAAGTCCAGAAACTTAAGAACAAGGCAAATAACGATCTGAACCGTCCATCTCGACCTTACACGCGTTATGAGGTGTTAGCAGCTCATATTTGGAGGTGTTCGAGTAAGGCGAGAAAGCACGACACTCAACAACCAACAGCTTGTGCCGTTACAATCGATTCGCGAAAGCGTCTGGAGCCTCCGTTACCGTTTGAGTACTTTGGTAACGGAGTATTCGATGTAACGGCGAGGTGTACGGCGGGGGAGTTGTTATCTAGTTCGTTAAGTGAAGTTGCTAGTAAAGTACGTTCAGTTATTGATATGGTTACAAATGATTACGTGTTGTCAGCTATTGAGTACTTGAAAAGTCAACAAGATCTGACCAAGTTTCAATACTCTTATAAATCGTCAACTAACGGAGGTGGCAAGTATTGTGGGAATCCTGTGATTAGTGTCATAAACTATGTGAATTTGCCGTTTAAGGGTATTGATTTTGGGTGGGGAAAGGAGATCCATTTTGGGCCAGCTTATCATGAAATTGATGGTGATCTTTGGATAATAAGGAATAGTTGTGATGATGATGAGTCTCTCTTGATTGTGATTTGTCTTCTTGTGGAACATGTTGAAGCTTTCAAGATGTATTTCTTTGATGATATGATTTAA
- the LOC133037746 gene encoding uncharacterized protein LOC133037746 — MLSPQSRGEREDELFTEEKMALIPNSLKWMIHEFLRLKDKRDIITISVPRGFIAPRTQIILSGEDLQQVATCNYIGNQGMLFGMMHIWESINGLRKIFKFYDSELLTVHGINDEEQSQSFDNAARRLANWLSLMNSNHQMFFIPWNIG; from the exons atgctttctccacaaagcCGTGGTGAACGGGAAGATGagttgttcacggaagagaagatggcgttgatccctaattcgctaaaatggatgattcatgaattcctaaggctcaaagataaacgtgatataatcacaatttctgtcccccgaggattcattgcaccgcgtacccagatcattttatctggagaggatttgcagcaggttgctacgtgtaactacatcggcaaccagggaatgctgtttggaatgat gcacatatgggagagcatcaacggtctgagaaaaattttcaagttttacgactcagagcttctcacagtgcatgggatcaacgatgaagaacagagtcagtcttttgacaatgcggcaagacgattggctaattggttatcattaatgaacagcaaccaccaaatgttctttattccttggaatatcgggtaa